A genome region from Paracoccus stylophorae includes the following:
- the murA gene encoding UDP-N-acetylglucosamine 1-carboxyvinyltransferase, producing the protein MDQIIVQGNGPLKGEIPIAGAKNACLALMPATLLTDQPLTLTNAPRLSDIRTMTELLQSLGAEVASLQDGQVLALSSHDLTSHRADYDIVRKMRASILVLGPMLARDGRAIVSLPGGCAIGARPVDLHLKALEAMGAELDLRDGYVHAKAPLGGLKGAVVDFPLVSVGATENALMAATLARGTTVLQNAAREPEIVDLARCLRAMGAQIEGEGTRTITVEGVETLQGATHPVVTDRIELGTYMLAPAICGGEVECLGGRMDLLPAFCEKLEEAGISVQDTPRGVKVSRANGRVHAVDVTTEPYPGFPTDLQAQFMALMCLAEGTSVLEETIFENRFMHAPELMRMGAQIEVHGGHATVTGVDRLRGAPVMATDLRASVSLILAGMAAEGQTTLSRVYHLDRGYEHVVRKLRGVGAQIERVKEE; encoded by the coding sequence ATGGACCAGATTATCGTTCAGGGGAACGGGCCGCTGAAGGGCGAGATCCCGATCGCGGGGGCGAAGAACGCCTGCCTTGCCCTGATGCCCGCGACCCTGCTGACCGATCAGCCGCTGACGCTGACGAACGCGCCGCGCCTGTCGGATATCCGCACCATGACCGAGCTGCTGCAAAGCCTTGGCGCCGAGGTTGCCAGCCTTCAGGACGGTCAGGTCCTGGCGCTGTCCAGCCACGATCTGACCAGTCACCGGGCCGATTACGACATCGTGCGCAAGATGCGCGCCTCGATCCTGGTGCTGGGGCCGATGCTGGCGCGCGACGGGCGCGCCATCGTGTCCCTGCCCGGCGGTTGCGCCATCGGCGCGCGCCCCGTGGACCTGCATCTGAAGGCGTTGGAGGCGATGGGCGCGGAACTTGACCTGCGCGACGGCTATGTCCACGCCAAGGCGCCGCTTGGCGGGCTGAAAGGCGCGGTGGTCGATTTTCCGCTGGTCTCGGTCGGCGCGACCGAAAACGCGCTGATGGCGGCCACGCTGGCCCGCGGGACCACGGTGTTGCAGAACGCCGCGCGCGAGCCCGAGATCGTCGATCTGGCCCGCTGCCTGCGCGCGATGGGTGCCCAGATCGAGGGCGAGGGCACGCGCACGATCACGGTCGAGGGGGTCGAGACGTTGCAGGGTGCCACCCATCCCGTGGTGACCGACCGGATCGAGCTGGGCACATACATGCTGGCGCCCGCCATCTGCGGCGGCGAGGTCGAGTGTCTGGGCGGGCGGATGGATCTGCTGCCGGCGTTCTGCGAAAAGCTGGAAGAGGCCGGCATCAGCGTTCAGGACACGCCGCGCGGGGTCAAGGTGTCGCGGGCCAATGGCCGCGTGCACGCCGTCGATGTCACGACCGAGCCCTATCCCGGCTTTCCGACCGATCTTCAGGCCCAGTTCATGGCGCTGATGTGCCTGGCCGAAGGCACCAGCGTGCTGGAAGAGACGATCTTCGAGAACCGGTTCATGCACGCGCCCGAACTGATGCGGATGGGCGCGCAGATCGAGGTTCACGGCGGACACGCCACCGTCACCGGGGTGGACAGGCTGCGCGGGGCGCCGGTCATGGCGACCGATCTGCGCGCCTCGGTCAGCCTGATCCTTGCCGGGATGGCCGCCGAAGGGCAGACCACGCTGAGCCGGGTCTATCATCTGGACCGGGGTTATGAGCATGTCGTGCGCAAGCTGCGCGGTGTCGGTGCGCAGATCGAGCGCGTGAAAGAGGAGTAG